A genomic window from Bradyrhizobium sp. SK17 includes:
- a CDS encoding helix-turn-helix domain-containing protein gives MKQTEDFSIGALSERSEVNIETIRYYEKIGIMPAPARSAAGYRIYGVEHVRRLHFVRRGRELGFSLDELRNLLRLVDGHAFTCAEVNALTVEHLRDIRRKIVDLQRLERAMSDMAAQCKGDQVPECPIIDALFEMRSVAGGARPARARRRAEVTKVARPA, from the coding sequence ATGAAGCAAACCGAAGACTTTTCGATCGGGGCATTGTCAGAGCGCAGCGAAGTGAACATCGAGACAATCCGCTACTACGAGAAGATCGGCATCATGCCGGCGCCGGCTCGCAGCGCCGCCGGCTACCGCATCTACGGGGTCGAGCATGTCAGGCGGCTGCATTTCGTTCGTCGGGGTCGAGAACTTGGCTTCAGCCTCGACGAATTGCGTAACCTGCTCCGCCTGGTTGACGGGCACGCCTTCACCTGTGCGGAGGTCAACGCGCTGACCGTCGAACATCTCAGGGATATCCGTCGGAAGATCGTCGACCTGCAGCGGTTGGAGCGGGCGATGTCGGACATGGCGGCGCAATGCAAGGGCGATCAGGTTCCGGAGTGCCCGATCATCGATGCCCTTTTCGAGATGAGGTCTGTCGCCGGCGGCGCGCGTCCCGCCCGAGCTCGGCGCAGGGCCGAAGTGACGAAAGTCGCGCGTCCAGCGTGA
- a CDS encoding mercuric transporter MerT family protein encodes MTTTRNQLGAAALQANDRTKGGASRLLAAGGILAALGAASCCVIPFALFTLGVSGAWIGNLTALEPYQPLFALVALGFIGYGAYRVYAKPKAACVPGSYCADPKSDRLAKIGLWAATGLVIVALGFPYLIRAIAF; translated from the coding sequence ATGACGACGACGCGGAATCAATTGGGCGCTGCGGCGCTGCAGGCGAATGACCGAACCAAGGGCGGCGCCTCGCGGCTCCTCGCGGCGGGCGGCATCCTGGCAGCGCTCGGCGCCGCATCGTGCTGCGTCATACCATTCGCCCTTTTCACGCTGGGCGTCAGCGGCGCCTGGATCGGCAATCTGACTGCGCTGGAGCCGTATCAACCGCTCTTCGCCCTCGTCGCGCTGGGCTTCATCGGTTACGGCGCTTATCGGGTCTACGCCAAACCGAAAGCTGCATGCGTCCCGGGGTCTTATTGCGCCGATCCGAAGTCCGACAGATTGGCCAAGATCGGTCTTTGGGCCGCGACCGGGCTCGTCATTGTCGCGCTCGGCTTCCCCTACCTCATCCGCGCCATCGCATTCTGA
- a CDS encoding heavy-metal-associated domain-containing protein encodes MFHRLASAVLTIGLFAAPSLAVAAESTVTLAVHHAGCVLCGPIVKSTLEHVTGVKSVQVSQADGMDDVTATVLFDNALTSPNAMIKATTDHGYPADLKS; translated from the coding sequence ATGTTTCATCGCCTTGCATCCGCCGTCCTGACCATCGGCTTGTTCGCTGCGCCCTCGCTCGCCGTCGCGGCCGAATCGACGGTCACCCTCGCCGTCCATCACGCGGGGTGCGTCCTTTGTGGTCCCATCGTCAAAAGCACTCTGGAACACGTGACCGGCGTGAAATCGGTTCAGGTAAGCCAGGCCGACGGCATGGATGACGTCACGGCGACGGTGCTGTTCGACAATGCTCTCACGTCCCCGAACGCCATGATCAAGGCGACAACCGATCATGGCTATCCCGCCGATCTGAAGTCATGA
- the merA gene encoding mercury(II) reductase — MSDCCAPAKKGQSYDLVVVGAGSAGFSAAITAAEQGAQVALIGYGTIGGTCVNIGCVPSKALIRATEAVHHANVAQTRFAGIESGARVVDWAAQIAQKDALVAGLRQAKYADLLPEYNNVAYREGQARLVAGGVDVDGQRLTSERIIVATGARPALPLIPGIADVSPLDSTAALAMSQLPRSLIVLGGGYVGAELAQTFARAGVAVTLVFRSRLLPEAEPEIGSALAGYLADEGITVISGAAYDSVRRTDDGGVALAIIRSGRPDILTAERILVATGRTPNTETLGLAEAGVTQASSGSIVIDDRMRTSKAGVYAVGDVTGKDQFVYMAAYGAKLAAKNALNGNSLRYDNSAMPAVVFTDPQVASVGLTEAQARAGGHAVRTSVLSLDNVPRALAARDTRGLIKLVADGATRKLLGAHILAPEGADSIQTAALAIRCGLTIDDLSEAIFPYLTTVEGLKLAAQTFDKDVKKLSCCAG; from the coding sequence ATGAGTGACTGCTGCGCGCCCGCGAAAAAAGGACAAAGCTACGACCTCGTGGTCGTCGGCGCCGGCTCGGCCGGCTTTTCCGCCGCGATCACCGCCGCCGAGCAGGGTGCACAGGTCGCGCTCATCGGATACGGCACGATCGGCGGCACCTGCGTCAATATCGGCTGCGTGCCTTCGAAAGCGTTGATCCGGGCTACGGAGGCGGTGCACCACGCCAATGTCGCGCAAACTCGGTTCGCAGGCATCGAAAGTGGCGCCCGCGTGGTCGATTGGGCCGCACAGATCGCCCAGAAGGACGCTTTGGTCGCTGGACTGCGTCAGGCGAAATACGCCGACCTCCTGCCCGAATACAACAACGTAGCCTACCGAGAAGGTCAGGCCCGGCTCGTCGCTGGCGGCGTCGACGTGGATGGTCAGCGGCTCACTTCGGAGCGCATCATCGTTGCAACTGGTGCGCGCCCCGCGCTGCCGCTGATTCCCGGAATCGCCGACGTCTCGCCGCTCGACAGCACGGCGGCGCTCGCCATGTCGCAACTACCGCGTTCGTTGATCGTGCTTGGCGGCGGCTATGTGGGGGCTGAACTCGCCCAAACCTTCGCGCGCGCTGGCGTCGCGGTCACGCTGGTCTTTCGCAGTCGGCTCCTGCCGGAGGCCGAGCCCGAGATCGGATCGGCTCTCGCGGGCTACCTCGCCGATGAAGGGATCACAGTCATCAGCGGAGCGGCCTATGATTCCGTCCGCAGGACCGATGACGGCGGTGTGGCTCTCGCCATTATCCGCAGCGGCCGTCCGGACATATTGACAGCCGAGCGGATTCTCGTGGCGACCGGGCGCACGCCGAATACTGAAACTCTCGGCCTCGCCGAGGCCGGCGTCACGCAGGCGTCGTCCGGCTCGATCGTCATCGACGACCGTATGCGCACGTCGAAAGCGGGCGTCTATGCGGTCGGCGACGTGACAGGCAAAGACCAGTTCGTCTACATGGCGGCCTATGGCGCAAAGCTCGCGGCCAAGAACGCGCTGAACGGCAACAGCCTGCGTTATGACAACTCGGCGATGCCGGCAGTCGTGTTCACCGATCCACAGGTGGCGAGCGTCGGTTTGACCGAGGCGCAAGCCCGCGCTGGCGGGCACGCCGTGCGAACCTCGGTGCTCTCACTCGACAATGTGCCCCGCGCGCTTGCAGCCCGCGACACCCGAGGACTGATCAAGCTCGTGGCGGACGGCGCAACCCGAAAACTGCTCGGCGCGCACATTCTGGCGCCGGAGGGCGCCGACAGCATCCAGACGGCGGCGCTGGCGATCCGCTGCGGTCTCACGATTGATGACCTCTCAGAGGCGATCTTCCCCTACCTCACGACCGTCGAGGGGCTGAAACTCGCGGCGCAGACGTTCGACAAGGATGTCAAGAAGCTGTCCTGCTGTGCGGGCTAA
- a CDS encoding alkylmercury lyase family protein yields MKTDAHAQLEPAVEIRPGVFRPDWSAVTKPRAREALAGRLAARAGLLDKWSHRLDANDDLVWRAILQFYGDHGQPPQIADIAGEIGFEIDHVETALRALDSNDLIGLDRDSGQIRLAYPFTEAVTAHRVDLNGHTLHALCAIDALGAADMYGADISISSPCRHCGSQIEVTTTADGRAPKSVAPAGAVVWYDFAYDGCAAGSCCPSIAFFCSDAHLQQWLDVQTPRRDGTGLTVDEALEVGRAIFGPVLTDPLSDTLR; encoded by the coding sequence ATGAAAACCGATGCGCATGCGCAATTAGAGCCGGCGGTAGAGATTCGGCCTGGGGTCTTTCGCCCTGATTGGTCGGCAGTGACGAAGCCGAGGGCGAGGGAAGCTCTTGCCGGCCGTCTGGCTGCGCGCGCCGGACTGCTGGACAAGTGGTCTCACAGGCTCGATGCAAATGACGATCTCGTATGGCGCGCGATCTTGCAGTTCTATGGCGATCATGGCCAGCCTCCGCAGATTGCGGACATCGCCGGTGAAATCGGATTCGAGATCGATCACGTCGAAACGGCGCTCCGCGCGCTGGACTCGAATGATCTGATCGGACTCGATCGCGATTCCGGGCAAATCCGCTTGGCCTATCCGTTCACGGAAGCAGTCACCGCCCATCGGGTCGATCTCAATGGGCACACCCTCCACGCTCTCTGTGCGATCGACGCGCTCGGCGCCGCAGACATGTATGGCGCGGACATATCGATCTCATCACCATGCCGTCACTGCGGGTCGCAGATCGAAGTGACGACGACTGCGGATGGTCGGGCGCCGAAAAGCGTTGCCCCAGCAGGTGCGGTTGTTTGGTACGACTTCGCCTATGACGGCTGCGCTGCCGGCTCTTGTTGCCCGTCGATCGCATTCTTTTGCTCGGACGCGCATTTGCAGCAATGGCTTGATGTTCAAACACCACGACGTGACGGCACTGGCTTGACCGTGGATGAGGCCTTGGAGGTCGGCCGCGCCATCTTTGGCCCGGTCCTCACTGACCCGCTCTCGGACACCTTGCGCTGA
- a CDS encoding integrase, producing MSARVAATRDRSAPIKISSLSQWTDPQWHLDGMRPGLRRHLLRIDWSFDLPDGSRFTDRQWAAWLEDTRQFLWSMRVDPPLGRVHARPRTLVASFCKLRILIRWMVAERMHGYDELDRDAVECFLRTLASRPSRSRGGTLSASSRHAYAIIILSLYLQRRKLINPPPEHPFAAERASVVSGHTRDSRGSFPYTPDAIAVPLLSAAIRLIGQPADDVIALRNQAAPLYEQRRAQGFGDRKLRAAVVALIDSFRFSTIVGEESPWHPKIEAAKRLRFLMERIYDACFVTIAYLVGARVSEILALEAGCVEHRSASDGCEDFSYLRGRIFKTATHGAGEPHLWAAPPPVLRAIDVLERLSEPLRRRTGRPELWLIMRGNGIVDTRSADVLTLHSLIARLNGSFAPFVALPAHTDGRPWHLTTHQGRKTFARFVGKRDRTGLHALQHHFGHVTRIMTDRAYVGTDFELGELVDAQALDETRAALEELLTASRLGGRAGRMLADRSQFRGRTMDGDLAAYIDFLIDESGMRLGVCDWGYCAYRAESAACRGDEHGPNPTWRTESTCVRCANFAVTERHRPVWEARRSRNLSLLSNSRLDPVSLALARTRIAECDRILAELTGDSHAAPEPAGAADPL from the coding sequence ATGTCCGCACGCGTCGCTGCCACCCGCGATAGGTCGGCGCCGATCAAGATATCGTCCCTGTCGCAATGGACGGATCCTCAATGGCATCTGGACGGGATGCGCCCAGGCCTGCGGCGCCACCTTCTTCGCATCGACTGGAGCTTCGATCTTCCGGACGGCAGCCGGTTCACCGACAGGCAATGGGCAGCCTGGCTGGAGGATACTCGGCAATTTCTTTGGTCAATGCGGGTCGATCCGCCGTTGGGCCGCGTGCATGCCCGTCCTCGCACATTGGTCGCCAGCTTCTGCAAGCTTCGTATCCTCATCCGCTGGATGGTCGCCGAGAGGATGCACGGCTATGATGAACTTGATCGCGACGCCGTGGAGTGCTTCCTCCGCACGCTCGCCAGCCGCCCCTCTCGGAGCCGAGGCGGGACCCTCTCGGCATCCAGCCGGCATGCCTACGCCATCATTATTCTGTCGCTCTATCTGCAACGGCGGAAGCTCATAAATCCCCCGCCAGAGCATCCGTTCGCCGCCGAGCGCGCCAGCGTCGTTTCTGGCCACACGCGCGATTCCCGTGGGTCGTTCCCTTATACACCGGACGCCATTGCCGTCCCCCTCCTGTCAGCAGCCATTCGACTGATCGGCCAGCCCGCGGATGATGTGATCGCGTTGCGCAACCAGGCGGCGCCCCTTTATGAGCAGCGTCGCGCCCAAGGATTTGGCGATCGCAAGCTCCGCGCCGCGGTTGTCGCCCTGATCGATAGCTTCCGCTTTTCCACGATCGTCGGCGAAGAGAGCCCGTGGCATCCGAAGATCGAGGCCGCCAAACGGCTCCGCTTTCTAATGGAGCGAATCTACGATGCCTGCTTCGTCACCATCGCGTACCTGGTTGGAGCAAGAGTTTCGGAGATTCTTGCGCTTGAGGCAGGATGTGTAGAGCATCGTTCGGCCTCCGACGGCTGCGAGGATTTCAGCTATCTGCGCGGTCGCATCTTCAAGACCGCCACACACGGTGCTGGCGAACCGCATCTATGGGCCGCACCACCGCCCGTCCTACGCGCCATTGATGTTCTCGAGCGGCTTTCTGAGCCGCTGCGGCGGCGTACCGGGCGCCCCGAGCTTTGGTTGATCATGCGCGGCAACGGTATCGTCGATACACGCTCTGCCGACGTCCTGACCCTCCACAGCCTTATTGCGCGGCTCAACGGATCCTTCGCGCCGTTCGTCGCTTTGCCGGCGCACACCGATGGTCGTCCCTGGCACCTGACCACCCATCAAGGCCGCAAGACCTTCGCCCGATTCGTCGGCAAGCGCGATCGCACGGGCCTTCACGCCTTGCAGCATCATTTCGGGCATGTGACCCGGATCATGACTGATCGCGCCTATGTCGGCACGGATTTCGAGCTCGGCGAGCTCGTCGACGCCCAGGCCCTCGACGAGACCAGGGCCGCGCTGGAGGAGCTGCTGACCGCCAGTCGGCTCGGTGGTCGGGCAGGGAGAATGCTCGCGGACCGATCACAATTCCGCGGCCGAACGATGGACGGCGATCTCGCCGCCTATATCGATTTTCTGATCGACGAGAGCGGCATGCGCCTCGGTGTCTGCGATTGGGGATACTGCGCTTATCGTGCCGAGAGCGCCGCCTGCCGCGGTGACGAACATGGCCCCAACCCAACCTGGCGGACCGAGAGCACCTGCGTCCGCTGCGCCAACTTCGCCGTAACGGAACGCCATCGTCCGGTCTGGGAAGCCCGGCGAAGCCGCAATCTCAGCCTGCTTTCCAACTCTCGGCTCGACCCAGTCAGCCTCGCGCTCGCTCGCACGCGGATCGCCGAATGCGACCGCATCCTCGCCGAACTTACGGGAGACTCCCATGCCGCCCCCGAACCCGCCGGCGCCGCCGACCCCCTATGA
- a CDS encoding tyrosine-type recombinase/integrase, whose amino-acid sequence MVSIVRAVEGVEGIPAGFPILLDRDMAIVESAFRYLLDLAVVPGRSHAADTLRTYAEHLYDWFDTLEQSLLDWRMANEGTIAAYRNRMFSAPSPHTGRPYARSTINDRVRTICRFYVWAHRHRLVAELPFGYVDVSVRSSRPRGMLAHLDRRPAIVSANVLTIAEAEALPRPLRVDQLRRLFAALDPPYGLIAQWALATGMRRKELCGLQLAQVPVVAHLDVERNPLVGLPLTVTKGDRPRTAYPPLRLIDRTHWYIGEERAALVKRVRHARPEYRPPTMLFLNGGGAPVTRSRLSATFSTAFRRAGLEGSGHWLRHTFAMTMLVRLQRQAARSPDLNPLKIVQVLLGHASIQSTAVYLRCVEVHSEALVDSLAYLYGEVIGDDCP is encoded by the coding sequence ATGGTCTCCATCGTTCGTGCGGTCGAAGGCGTCGAGGGCATTCCGGCCGGTTTTCCGATCCTCCTCGACCGGGACATGGCGATCGTCGAGTCGGCCTTCCGCTACCTCTTGGATCTCGCGGTTGTCCCTGGCCGATCGCATGCCGCCGATACGCTACGGACATACGCCGAACATCTGTACGATTGGTTCGACACGCTAGAGCAGAGCCTCCTCGACTGGCGTATGGCGAACGAGGGGACGATTGCCGCCTACCGGAACAGAATGTTTTCGGCTCCGAGCCCGCATACTGGCAGACCCTATGCCCGATCGACCATCAACGATCGTGTCCGAACGATCTGCCGTTTCTACGTCTGGGCGCACCGCCATCGGTTGGTCGCCGAACTACCCTTCGGCTATGTCGATGTGTCGGTACGGTCGTCTCGTCCCCGCGGCATGCTGGCGCATTTGGATCGACGGCCGGCGATCGTATCCGCCAACGTGCTGACGATCGCGGAGGCTGAAGCGCTGCCACGGCCGCTGCGCGTCGATCAACTGCGCCGTCTCTTCGCCGCCCTCGATCCTCCATATGGTCTGATAGCGCAATGGGCGTTGGCGACCGGCATGCGCCGCAAAGAGCTGTGCGGCCTACAGCTCGCTCAGGTTCCGGTCGTGGCGCATCTTGACGTTGAGCGGAATCCGCTGGTCGGATTGCCGCTGACCGTCACCAAAGGCGACCGTCCCCGGACCGCCTATCCGCCGCTGCGGCTGATCGATCGCACCCATTGGTATATCGGTGAGGAACGCGCCGCGCTCGTCAAGCGCGTGCGCCATGCGCGACCGGAGTACCGGCCACCGACGATGCTCTTCCTCAACGGCGGCGGCGCCCCGGTTACACGATCCCGCCTGTCGGCCACGTTCAGCACGGCGTTTCGGAGGGCGGGGCTGGAGGGCTCCGGACACTGGCTCCGCCACACCTTCGCAATGACCATGCTGGTGCGCCTTCAACGGCAGGCCGCGAGGTCGCCCGACCTCAACCCGCTGAAGATCGTGCAGGTCCTGCTCGGCCACGCATCGATTCAGTCCACGGCCGTATATCTTCGCTGCGTCGAGGTTCACTCCGAGGCGCTCGTCGACAGCCTGGCCTACCTTTACGGCGAAGTGATCGGCGATGATTGCCCGTAG